A single region of the Pieris rapae chromosome 19, ilPieRapa1.1, whole genome shotgun sequence genome encodes:
- the LOC110997740 gene encoding general odorant-binding protein 70: protein MIRSGLLCLWFFITLNGGAISAESETRCRIPPTAPQKIERVITLCQDEIKLSILREALDVIKEEHTMPAERRRNKREVPFTHDEKRIAGCLLQCVYRKVKAVDGFGFPTLEGLVGLYSDGVNERGYFMTVLEASRECLMRNHDKFSRTVPMDNGLNCDISFDIFECISDRIGEYCGTSGI from the exons ATGATTCGCAGTGGTCTCTTGTGTTTAtggttttttattacattgaaCGGAGGTGCTATATCGGCTGAATCT GAAACGAGATGTAGGATCCCTCCTACAGCACCACAGAAGATCGAACGGGTGATAACTCTCTGTCAAGATGAAATAAAGCTGTCTATATTAAGAG AAGCGCTTGATGTCATCAAAGAGGAACACACGATGCCAGCAGAGAGAAGAAGAAACAAGAGAGAAGTACCGTTCACACACGATGAGAAGAGAATAGCCGGG TGTCTGCTCCAGTGCGTTTACCGGAAAGTGAAAGCT GTGGACGGCTTTGGTTTTCCAACACTAGAGGGACTAGTAGGCTTATATTCGGATGGCGTTAACGAGCGAGGCTACTTCATGACCGTGCTGGAGGCTTCGAGGGAGTGTTTGATGCGTAACCATGATAAGTTCTCTAGGACAGTGCCTATGG ATAACGGTCTCAACTGTGACATCTCCTTCGACATTTTCGAGTGTATTTCAGACAGAATAGGGGAATACTGCGGTACTTCTGGTATTTGA
- the LOC110997733 gene encoding uncharacterized protein LOC110997733 has protein sequence MSWILCVSVLCVCALARTQIIPSKARASDGEFNNVNTDGSFDFGYVNKDRGSSYHLAKGNANGVVGGRFGAREPGTEEVKETIYTAGPRGFRAKGPNVHRKIDLDQRPRGPIGNKDDPYFDPNEDPSYSFKIDTRTYTKNENADSRGDVKGHYSFVDDIGERHDVSYIAGRDTGFHVSSAVPDSPRGIGAPFHRTPLVRNEKNPRGKTAVQRGLDGSYRFISAGPDQRRTETSDSRGNVRGSYTFLDDKGVQRTVHYIAGPGIGYRIVKNSNDPFIPSYFPTLPSQYDPDFNDVTSVGASVAPAAFVPNDDGTDDVFKGPDGTAASGHVKPPPFPTSDDRPDPSSSDISSENTNSGTNNYGQAPPFNPETDNQDISYVDEESTSFAGPKPTKGTGKPWRPSSKPFRPTKKPYVPLKPSQVPFINEDEINSGEKSKPQFAVGFNIHSKPGTTIIRNTGQDYFGIPPGVSVRAHVQSIDLYPFGSKPLSPSEALEHDTLV, from the exons ATGTCTTGGATTTTGTGTGTTAGTGTTTTGTGTGTATGTGCGTTAGCCAGGACTCAAATTATACCATCGAAGGCTAGAGCTAGCGATGGAgagtttaataatgtaaatacggATGGATCCTTTGATTTTGG ATACGTAAACAAAGACAGAGGATCCAGCTATCATTTAGCTAAAGGCAACGCCAATGGTGTCGTGGGAGGTAGATTTGGTGCCAGAGAACCAGGGACTGAAGAGGTTAAAGAAACAATATACACCGCTGGGCCTAGAGG ttttcgaGCAAAAGGACCAAATGTACATCGTAAAATAGACCTTGACCAACGCCCCAGAGGTCCTATTGGGAACAAAGATGACCCTTATTTTGACCCCAATGAAGATCCAAgctattcatttaaaattgacaCCAGAACATACACTAAGAATGAAAATGCTGATAGCAGAGGCGATGTTAAAG GACATTACTCATTTGTTGACGACATTGGAGAACGCCACGATGTCTCTTACATAGCTGGAAGAGACACGGGTTTTCATGTTTCCTCAGCAGTTCCCGATTCTCCTAGAGGCATCGGTGCCCCATTCCATAGGACTCCATTGGTTCGCAATGAGAAAAATCCTAGAGGGAAGACTGCTGTGCAGCGGGGTTTAGATGGTTCATATAG ATTTATTTCCGCTGGACCAGACCAGAGACGTACAGAAACCAGTGACTCCCGTGGTAATGTTCGAGGGTCGTACACATTTTTGGATGACAAAGGAGTCCAAAG GACAGTCCACTACATAGCTGGCCCCGGTATAGGATATCGGATTGTGAAGAACAGCAATGACCCATTTATTCCATCGTACTTCCCTACGTTACCAAGCCAATACGATCCGGATTTCAATGACGTCACTTCTGTTGGAGCCTCCGTAGCACCAGCAGCATTTGTACCGAACGATGATGGAACTGATGATGTCTTTAAAG GCCCTGATGGTACAGCTGCTTCCGGTCACGTAAAACCTCCACCTTTTCCAACATCAGATGATAGACCAGATCCATCCAGTTCTGACATCAGTTCTGAAAATACTAACAGTGGCACAAATAATTACGGTCAAGCCCCACCTTTTAACCCAGAAACTGATAACCAAGATATAAGCTACGTGGATGAAGAATCAACGAGTTTTGCTGGCCCTAAACCAACCAAAGGAACAG GCAAACCTTGGCGTCCAAGCAGCAAACCTTTTAGGCCGACGAAGAAGCCTTATGTACCGCTAAAACCTTCTCAAGTGCCATTTATTAATGAAGATGAAATCAACAGTGGTGAAAAAAGTAAACCACAGTTTGCAGTAGGATTCAATATTCATAGTAAGCCTGGTACAACGATTATTAGGAATACAGGGCAGGATTATTTTGGTATTCCACCCGGTGTTTCAGTTCGTGCTCACGTTCAAAGTATCGATCTTTACCCGTTCGGTTCAAAGCCTCTATCGCCGTCAGAAGCTTTAGAACATGATACATTAGTATGA